The following coding sequences are from one Arachis hypogaea cultivar Tifrunner chromosome 7, arahy.Tifrunner.gnm2.J5K5, whole genome shotgun sequence window:
- the LOC112764832 gene encoding protein POLLEN DEFECTIVE IN GUIDANCE 1 isoform X1 has translation MALRTAGRKLSFDVLRHRDDDDDAAVPINRAESDPTQTATMRKSRKQRRNKKKKDQKLLESSSVTGADLCSAVEDSRTLNSDSVTSDPHFPLQNGSACNGFELGARKFYSTGSVTLVEEEESAASVCTGPATGFNFGELRQRAVNSGSSEDLANSAAVAVDGGGKDDGGAKASPIENPKLTNENDRNGGVAKLETVESLDWRRVMSEDPNYVFLVDKSPLAYFLEEMHNGNSLRSTTTLGNEKERERVYDTIFRLPWRCELLIDVGCFVCFDSFLSLLTIMPTRIMMTVWKLLKTRQFKRLSAMELSDFGCFLIMSCGVILLQQTDISLIYHMIRGQGTIKLYVVYNVLEIFDKLCQSFNGDVLQTFFHSAEGLASCPPESTRFWIWRFIADESLAIAASIVHSFILLAQAITLSTCIVAHNNALFALLVSNNFAEIKSNVFKRYSKDNVHSLVYFDSIERFHISAFILFVLAQNILEAEGPWFESFLSNVLLVYVCEMIIDIIKHSFIAKFNDIKPITYSEFLEDLCKQTLNMQTEGVKKNLTFVPLAPASVVIRVLTPVFAVNIPPNPLRWRLFWILLFTAMTYVMLTSLKVLVGLGLQKHATWYVNRRRKHHLHAD, from the exons ATGGCGTTGAGAACCGCTGGCAGAAAACTCTCCTTCGATGTTCTCCGCCACcgtgacgacgacgacgacgctGCTGTTCCGATCAACAGAGCAGAATCAGACCCGACGCAAACGGCGACGATGCGCAAGAGCCGCAAGCAGAGaaggaataagaagaagaaggacCAGAAGCTTCTAGAATCTTCTTCTGTAACGGGAGCTGATCTGTGTTCCGCCGTTGAGGATTCCAGAACTCTTAATTCAGATTCCGTTACATCCGATCCGCATTTTCCGCTTCAGAATGGAAGCGCTTGCAACGGATTCGAGCTCGGGGCTCGGAAGTTTTACTCCACCGGTAGCGTAACGTTGGTGGAGGAAGAGGAGAGTGCGGCGAGCGTTTGTACTGGTCCGGCGACCGGGTTTAATTTTGGTGAACTGAGGCAGAGAGCTGTGAACAGTGGTAGCTCTGAGGATTTGGCGAATTCAGCTGCTGTGGCTGTTGACGGCGGAGGGAAGGATGATGGTGGTGCGAAGGCGAGTCCGATTGAGAATCCAAAGCTGACGAATGAGAATGATCGGAACGGTGGTGTTGCGAAGTTGGAGACTGTGGAATCGTTGGATTGGAGGCGTGTCATGTCAGAAGATCCGAATT ATGTATTTTTGGTGGATAAATCTCCTCTAGCATACTTCTTGGAAGAAATGCACAATGGAAATTCTTTACGGAGTACAACAACACTTGGAAATGAAAAAGAACGAGAGAGAGTCTATGACACTATCTTTCGCTTGCCATGGAGATGTGAATTG CTTATTGATGTTGGCTGCTTTGTCTGCTTCGATTCATTTCTTTCATTATTAACTATCATGCCAACAAGAATCATGATGACCGTTTGGAAGCTTTTAAAGACAAG GCAGTTCAAGAGGTTGTCTGCTATGGAATTATCAGATTTTGGCTGCTTTCTTATTATGAGTTGTGGAGTCATTCTTCTGCAGCAGACAG ATATCAGCTTAATATATCATATGATCCGTGGTCAAGGAACAATCAAATTATATGTGGTCTACAATGTTTTAGAG ATTTTTGATAAATTATGTCAAAGTTTTAATGGGGATGTACTGCAAACGTTCTTTCATTCAGCTGAAGGACTTGCAAGTTGTCCACCAGAAAGTACGAGATTCTGGATTTGGAGATTTATTGCCGATGAATCTTTAGCTATTGCTGCTTCAA TTGTTCATTCTTTTATCTTATTAGCTCAGGCAATCACTCTATCAACCTGTATAGTTGCTCACAACAATGCATTGTTCGCTTTGCTGGTGTCAAATAATTTTGCTGAGATAAAAAGCAATGTGTTTAAGCGATACAGCAAGGACAATGTACACAGTTTGGTTTACTTTG ATTCTATAGAGAGATTCCATATTTCAGCATTTATCTTATTTGTTTTGGCTCAAAATATTCTGGAGGCAGAGGGTCCTTGGTTTGAGAGTTTTCTTAGT AATGTTCTATTGGTTTATGTATGCGAAATGATAATTGATATCAtcaagcattcattcattgcTAAATTCAATGACATCAAACCCATTACATACTCTGAGTTCCTTGAAGACCTCTGTAAACAG ACTTTAAATATGCAAACTGAGGGTGTGAAGAAAAACCTTACTTTTGTCCCCCTTGCTCCAGCATCTGTG GTTATTCGAGTGCTGACTCCAGTTTTTGCTGTAAACATTCCTCCCAATCCCCTTCGATGGAGGCTTTTCTGGATTCTGCTTTTTACAGCAATGACCTATGTTATGCTTACAAGCCTTAAGGTCCTTGTTGGCTTGGGCCTACAGAAACACGCCACCTGGTATGTTAACCGGAGGAGGAAGCACCATCTTCATGCAGATTAG
- the LOC112764832 gene encoding protein POLLEN DEFECTIVE IN GUIDANCE 1 isoform X2, translating into MALRTAGRKLSFDVLRHRDDDDDAAVPINRAESDPTQTATMRKSRKQRRNKKKKDQKLLESSSVTGADLCSAVEDSRTLNSDSVTSDPHFPLQNGSACNGFELGARKFYSTGSVTLVEEEESAASVCTGPATGFNFGELRQRAVNSGSSEDLANSAAVAVDGGGKDDGGAKASPIENPKLTNENDRNGGVAKLETVESLDWRRVMSEDPNYVFLVDKSPLAYFLEEMHNGNSLRSTTTLGNEKERERVYDTIFRLPWRCELFKRLSAMELSDFGCFLIMSCGVILLQQTDISLIYHMIRGQGTIKLYVVYNVLEIFDKLCQSFNGDVLQTFFHSAEGLASCPPESTRFWIWRFIADESLAIAASIVHSFILLAQAITLSTCIVAHNNALFALLVSNNFAEIKSNVFKRYSKDNVHSLVYFDSIERFHISAFILFVLAQNILEAEGPWFESFLSNVLLVYVCEMIIDIIKHSFIAKFNDIKPITYSEFLEDLCKQTLNMQTEGVKKNLTFVPLAPASVVIRVLTPVFAVNIPPNPLRWRLFWILLFTAMTYVMLTSLKVLVGLGLQKHATWYVNRRRKHHLHAD; encoded by the exons ATGGCGTTGAGAACCGCTGGCAGAAAACTCTCCTTCGATGTTCTCCGCCACcgtgacgacgacgacgacgctGCTGTTCCGATCAACAGAGCAGAATCAGACCCGACGCAAACGGCGACGATGCGCAAGAGCCGCAAGCAGAGaaggaataagaagaagaaggacCAGAAGCTTCTAGAATCTTCTTCTGTAACGGGAGCTGATCTGTGTTCCGCCGTTGAGGATTCCAGAACTCTTAATTCAGATTCCGTTACATCCGATCCGCATTTTCCGCTTCAGAATGGAAGCGCTTGCAACGGATTCGAGCTCGGGGCTCGGAAGTTTTACTCCACCGGTAGCGTAACGTTGGTGGAGGAAGAGGAGAGTGCGGCGAGCGTTTGTACTGGTCCGGCGACCGGGTTTAATTTTGGTGAACTGAGGCAGAGAGCTGTGAACAGTGGTAGCTCTGAGGATTTGGCGAATTCAGCTGCTGTGGCTGTTGACGGCGGAGGGAAGGATGATGGTGGTGCGAAGGCGAGTCCGATTGAGAATCCAAAGCTGACGAATGAGAATGATCGGAACGGTGGTGTTGCGAAGTTGGAGACTGTGGAATCGTTGGATTGGAGGCGTGTCATGTCAGAAGATCCGAATT ATGTATTTTTGGTGGATAAATCTCCTCTAGCATACTTCTTGGAAGAAATGCACAATGGAAATTCTTTACGGAGTACAACAACACTTGGAAATGAAAAAGAACGAGAGAGAGTCTATGACACTATCTTTCGCTTGCCATGGAGATGTGAATTG TTCAAGAGGTTGTCTGCTATGGAATTATCAGATTTTGGCTGCTTTCTTATTATGAGTTGTGGAGTCATTCTTCTGCAGCAGACAG ATATCAGCTTAATATATCATATGATCCGTGGTCAAGGAACAATCAAATTATATGTGGTCTACAATGTTTTAGAG ATTTTTGATAAATTATGTCAAAGTTTTAATGGGGATGTACTGCAAACGTTCTTTCATTCAGCTGAAGGACTTGCAAGTTGTCCACCAGAAAGTACGAGATTCTGGATTTGGAGATTTATTGCCGATGAATCTTTAGCTATTGCTGCTTCAA TTGTTCATTCTTTTATCTTATTAGCTCAGGCAATCACTCTATCAACCTGTATAGTTGCTCACAACAATGCATTGTTCGCTTTGCTGGTGTCAAATAATTTTGCTGAGATAAAAAGCAATGTGTTTAAGCGATACAGCAAGGACAATGTACACAGTTTGGTTTACTTTG ATTCTATAGAGAGATTCCATATTTCAGCATTTATCTTATTTGTTTTGGCTCAAAATATTCTGGAGGCAGAGGGTCCTTGGTTTGAGAGTTTTCTTAGT AATGTTCTATTGGTTTATGTATGCGAAATGATAATTGATATCAtcaagcattcattcattgcTAAATTCAATGACATCAAACCCATTACATACTCTGAGTTCCTTGAAGACCTCTGTAAACAG ACTTTAAATATGCAAACTGAGGGTGTGAAGAAAAACCTTACTTTTGTCCCCCTTGCTCCAGCATCTGTG GTTATTCGAGTGCTGACTCCAGTTTTTGCTGTAAACATTCCTCCCAATCCCCTTCGATGGAGGCTTTTCTGGATTCTGCTTTTTACAGCAATGACCTATGTTATGCTTACAAGCCTTAAGGTCCTTGTTGGCTTGGGCCTACAGAAACACGCCACCTGGTATGTTAACCGGAGGAGGAAGCACCATCTTCATGCAGATTAG